A region of Lysobacterales bacterium DNA encodes the following proteins:
- a CDS encoding acyl-CoA thioesterase, translated as MSGSQRDVTFRFLAEPTDVNFGGKVHGGAVMKWIDQAGYACAAGWSGRYCVTVYVGGIQFERPIQVGQIVEVNAQIVHTGSTSMHVAVDVAARDATAERAERTTHCLMVFVAIDESRQPVAVPAYAPGTDEERELSAYALRMMAMRKQIEAERRSFLARFHSPAD; from the coding sequence ATGTCCGGCAGCCAACGTGACGTGACCTTCCGCTTCCTCGCCGAGCCCACCGACGTGAACTTCGGCGGCAAGGTGCATGGGGGCGCGGTAATGAAATGGATCGACCAGGCCGGCTACGCCTGTGCGGCAGGATGGTCGGGACGTTACTGCGTCACCGTCTACGTCGGCGGCATCCAGTTCGAGCGGCCGATCCAGGTCGGCCAGATCGTCGAAGTGAATGCGCAGATCGTGCATACCGGCAGCACCAGCATGCATGTCGCGGTCGATGTCGCGGCGCGCGACGCTACCGCAGAACGCGCGGAGCGCACGACGCATTGCCTGATGGTGTTCGTCGCGATCGACGAATCGCGGCAACCGGTCGCCGTGCCCGCCTATGCCCCGGGTACCGACGAAGAACGCGAGCTTTCGGCTTATGCACTGCGCATGATGGCGATGCGCAAGCAGATCGAAGCCGAACGCCGCAGCTTCCTCGCCCGCTTCCATTCACCCGCCGACTGA
- a CDS encoding accessory factor UbiK family protein, whose protein sequence is MINVRAIDELAQRLATLVPPGFDAAKDDLAKTFRATLQSGLERLNLVTREEFDVQRLVLLRSREKLEALEKRLAQFEAEQRSP, encoded by the coding sequence ATGATCAATGTCCGGGCCATCGACGAACTCGCACAGCGTCTCGCGACGCTGGTTCCGCCGGGATTCGACGCCGCGAAGGATGATCTGGCGAAGACCTTCCGCGCCACCCTGCAATCCGGCCTGGAACGGCTGAACCTGGTGACGCGTGAGGAATTCGACGTGCAGCGGCTGGTCCTGCTGCGCAGCCGCGAAAAACTGGAGGCACTGGAGAAGCGCCTTGCCCAGTTCGAAGCGGAACAGCGTTCGCCTTGA
- a CDS encoding tail fiber domain-containing protein produces the protein MRLLARSIAFALLCSVATAQAAPWTYRGTLNDGGAPANGRYEFRLSLFDASGAKSLAYPLTVSGVEVKNGAFAIDVDFGMDLTRFGALKLKTEVAQGGSGFVPLGEPRVFDAKAALGSVCWDTQGNAGTNDATDFLGTTDGEELILKVGNAQIMRFDYPANIIGGSSANGMDTFGGTSQTIAGGGSTAMNCGDELNLSCAQSVVADYGSIGGGGGNYVSGTFGTIGGGDANDVTAKATTVAGGQVNRASAQYASVGGGLGNVASGSHAVVAGGEFNRASGGYSGVFSGQANSATGIHSAAGSGYNNCAGGDRSLALGTSASIRRGSEPGDGTCGTSSGDANGDEGSFVWSDATTLNEFTTSGPNQFLIRAGGGFHLNDSTPASGNDDVTLATRVGSGDADFDLRLVTRSGKEYLAYVIDSSGTLLFNPISLTSGSSRLSVGGGAGGTASLSHGGMWTNASSRTYKENIAPVDGESVLRKLVALPISEWQYKGSTEGTHLGPMAEDFKAAFGLAGDGKSIGTADADGVALVAIQGLNAKLEAELQQSHAQNAQLQTRLELLASRLAALEAAKEH, from the coding sequence ATGCGTTTGCTTGCACGTTCCATCGCCTTTGCCTTGTTGTGTTCCGTCGCCACGGCGCAGGCTGCACCCTGGACCTATCGCGGCACCCTGAATGACGGCGGTGCACCTGCCAATGGTCGCTACGAGTTTCGGCTGAGCCTGTTCGATGCCAGCGGCGCGAAGTCGCTCGCCTATCCGCTCACTGTCAGCGGTGTCGAGGTGAAGAACGGCGCGTTCGCGATCGACGTCGACTTCGGCATGGACCTGACCCGGTTCGGTGCCCTCAAGCTCAAGACCGAAGTCGCGCAAGGCGGCAGCGGCTTCGTCCCGCTCGGTGAACCAAGGGTGTTCGATGCGAAGGCGGCGCTCGGCAGCGTCTGCTGGGATACGCAAGGCAATGCGGGCACCAACGATGCGACGGACTTTCTTGGTACGACCGATGGCGAGGAGCTGATCCTGAAAGTCGGCAATGCCCAAATCATGCGCTTCGATTACCCCGCGAACATCATCGGCGGCTCCAGTGCCAACGGCATGGACACCTTCGGCGGCACCAGCCAGACCATCGCCGGCGGCGGAAGTACGGCAATGAACTGCGGCGACGAGCTCAATCTGTCCTGCGCACAATCCGTCGTTGCCGACTACGGGAGCATCGGAGGCGGTGGCGGCAACTATGTCTCGGGTACGTTCGGGACCATTGGCGGTGGTGATGCCAACGATGTGACGGCCAAGGCGACCACCGTGGCCGGCGGCCAAGTCAATCGTGCAAGTGCGCAGTACGCTTCGGTCGGCGGCGGCCTGGGCAATGTGGCGTCGGGAAGTCATGCCGTCGTCGCGGGCGGCGAGTTCAATCGCGCGAGCGGCGGCTATTCCGGCGTGTTCAGCGGCCAGGCCAATTCTGCGACCGGCATTCACAGCGCAGCGGGGAGTGGTTACAACAACTGCGCGGGTGGTGATCGGTCTCTGGCGCTCGGCACCAGCGCCTCCATTCGCCGGGGCAGCGAACCAGGCGACGGCACCTGCGGGACCAGTTCCGGCGATGCCAATGGCGACGAGGGCAGCTTCGTCTGGTCCGACGCGACCACGCTGAATGAATTCACGACGAGCGGTCCGAATCAATTCCTGATTCGTGCCGGTGGCGGCTTCCATCTCAATGATTCGACGCCGGCCTCCGGCAACGATGACGTGACCCTGGCCACCCGAGTCGGTTCAGGCGATGCCGACTTCGATCTGCGGCTCGTCACGCGCAGCGGCAAGGAGTATCTCGCCTACGTCATCGACAGCAGCGGGACGCTGCTGTTCAATCCGATCAGCCTGACCAGCGGCAGCAGCAGGCTGTCCGTCGGGGGCGGTGCGGGCGGCACCGCGTCGCTCAGCCATGGCGGCATGTGGACCAATGCGTCGTCCCGCACCTACAAGGAAAACATCGCGCCGGTCGATGGCGAATCGGTGCTGCGCAAGCTCGTGGCCTTGCCGATCAGCGAGTGGCAGTACAAGGGGTCGACCGAAGGCACACACCTCGGCCCGATGGCCGAAGACTTCAAGGCCGCGTTTGGTCTGGCCGGCGATGGCAAGTCGATCGGTACCGCTGATGCCGATGGTGTCGCGCTGGTCGCGATCCAGGGATTGAACGCGAAACTCGAGGCCGAATTGCAGCAGTCGCACGCGCAGAATGCGCAATTGCAGACCCGGCTTGAGCTACTGGCGTCACGCCTTGCGGCACTCGAAGCGGCGAAGGAGCACTGA
- the speE gene encoding polyamine aminopropyltransferase, whose protein sequence is MSLDSNWFSEPHELAGSAISFRIKRKLAEEQTPFQKIEIYETTDWGNLMVIDGCVMLTTRDNFLYHEMMSHPVLFTHTSPKRVVIIGGGDCGTLREVLKHREVESVVQCDIDERVTRLAEQYFPELCDSNADPRAKLMFDDGIAYMKNLDAESIDVVIVDSTDPIGPAEGLFNEAFYQSCLRALRPGGILVQQSESPLVHNDLTKAMRNAMKNAGFAHLRTLPFPQPCYPTGWWSCTMARKHLDLNTFRERGAATKQFPTKYYNAETHKGALAMPNFLGEFLGE, encoded by the coding sequence ATGAGTCTCGATTCGAACTGGTTCTCGGAGCCGCACGAGCTTGCGGGTTCGGCCATCTCGTTCCGCATCAAGCGCAAGCTGGCGGAGGAACAGACGCCGTTCCAGAAGATCGAGATCTACGAAACCACCGATTGGGGCAACCTGATGGTGATCGACGGCTGCGTGATGCTCACGACGCGCGACAACTTCCTCTATCACGAGATGATGTCGCACCCGGTGCTGTTCACGCACACCAGCCCGAAGCGCGTCGTCATCATCGGTGGCGGCGACTGCGGCACGCTGCGCGAAGTGCTCAAACACCGCGAAGTGGAATCAGTCGTGCAATGCGACATCGACGAGCGCGTGACCCGTCTCGCCGAGCAGTACTTCCCCGAACTCTGCGATTCGAACGCCGACCCGCGCGCGAAGCTGATGTTCGACGACGGCATCGCCTACATGAAGAACCTCGACGCCGAATCGATCGACGTCGTGATCGTCGACTCGACCGATCCGATCGGCCCGGCCGAGGGCCTGTTCAACGAGGCCTTCTACCAGAGCTGCCTGCGCGCGCTGCGTCCGGGCGGGATCCTGGTGCAGCAGAGTGAGTCGCCGCTGGTCCACAACGACCTGACCAAGGCCATGCGCAACGCGATGAAGAACGCCGGCTTCGCGCACCTGCGCACGCTGCCGTTCCCGCAGCCCTGTTACCCGACCGGCTGGTGGAGCTGCACGATGGCGCGCAAGCACCTCGACCTGAACACCTTCCGCGAACGCGGCGCCGCGACCAAGCAATTCCCGACGAAGTACTACAACGCCGAGACCCACAAGGGCGCGCTGGCGATGCCGAACTTCCTCGGCGAGTTCCTCGGCGAGTAA
- the speA gene encoding biosynthetic arginine decarboxylase — translation MGDWTIERARHTYSIAHWSEGYFDVDAQGRIEVQPQGPQGTALAIPEVVAAAEAQGLKLPLLVRFNDILSHKRSRMQAAFAKAMRDTEFDGGYTAVFPIKVNQNHSVAGELAASGGEGFGLEAGSKPELIAVLALSKGGIVVCNGYKDREYIRLALIGRKLGLDVFIVIEKPSELKLVIEEARDLGVDPLLGVRMRLATIGAGKWQNTGGAKAKFGLSPGQLTELLDDLDAAGLRHALKLVHFHMGSQLSNVRDIAGGMREAVRYFVELHKLGFDIRYMDVGGGLGVDYEGTRSRSFCSINYGLEQYAATIVEPVALACREHGIRAPHLITEAGRAMTAHHAVLVANVSEVETAPEGRVPALAAKEPLPMRHLREIHAALDARPALELYQEAQHYLAEGQAMYAHGEIALAERAALDALYYAIAHRVRGLLKADERSHRETLDELNEKLVDKYFVNFSVFQSMPDIWAIDQVFPIVPIERLDEQPTRHGVIADLTCDSDGRIDQYVDSEGVDASLPLHPLRAGESYRLGFFLVGAYQETLGDIHNLFGDTDTVDVRVDGAGFTLSNARRGDSCDRVLGYVGFDADDLRAAFAAKVAQANIDSEFARRIAADLEAGLTAYTYLEETPHA, via the coding sequence ATGGGCGACTGGACGATTGAGCGGGCGCGGCATACGTATTCGATCGCGCACTGGAGCGAAGGTTACTTCGATGTCGACGCCCAAGGTCGCATCGAAGTGCAGCCGCAGGGTCCCCAGGGCACAGCGCTGGCGATCCCCGAGGTGGTGGCTGCGGCCGAAGCGCAGGGCCTGAAACTGCCGCTGCTGGTGCGTTTCAACGACATCCTGTCGCACAAGCGGTCGCGCATGCAGGCGGCGTTCGCGAAGGCGATGCGCGACACCGAATTCGATGGCGGCTACACCGCCGTGTTCCCGATCAAGGTCAACCAGAACCACAGCGTCGCCGGCGAACTCGCGGCGAGCGGCGGCGAAGGCTTCGGTCTCGAAGCCGGCTCGAAGCCGGAGCTGATCGCGGTGCTGGCGCTGTCCAAGGGCGGCATCGTCGTCTGCAACGGCTACAAGGACCGCGAATACATCCGCCTCGCACTGATCGGTCGCAAGCTCGGGCTGGACGTGTTCATCGTCATCGAGAAGCCGAGCGAACTGAAGCTCGTGATCGAGGAAGCGCGCGACCTCGGCGTCGATCCGCTGCTCGGCGTGCGCATGCGCCTCGCCACCATCGGCGCCGGCAAGTGGCAGAACACCGGTGGCGCCAAGGCCAAGTTCGGCCTGTCGCCGGGACAACTCACCGAACTGCTCGACGATCTCGATGCGGCCGGCCTGCGGCATGCACTCAAGCTGGTGCATTTCCACATGGGCTCGCAGCTCTCGAACGTGCGCGACATCGCTGGCGGCATGCGCGAGGCGGTGCGCTACTTCGTCGAGTTGCACAAGCTCGGCTTCGACATCCGCTACATGGATGTCGGCGGCGGCCTCGGCGTCGACTACGAAGGCACCCGTTCGCGCAGCTTCTGCTCGATCAACTACGGCCTCGAACAATATGCCGCGACGATCGTCGAGCCGGTCGCCCTCGCCTGTCGCGAACACGGCATCCGCGCACCGCATCTGATCACCGAGGCCGGTCGCGCGATGACCGCGCATCATGCGGTGCTGGTCGCCAACGTCAGCGAAGTCGAGACCGCACCGGAAGGCCGCGTGCCGGCGCTGGCGGCGAAGGAGCCCTTGCCGATGCGTCACCTGCGCGAGATCCATGCCGCGCTCGACGCGCGCCCGGCGCTGGAGCTGTACCAGGAAGCGCAGCATTACCTCGCCGAGGGTCAGGCCATGTATGCACATGGCGAGATCGCGCTGGCCGAGCGCGCTGCGCTGGACGCGCTCTACTACGCCATCGCGCACCGCGTGCGCGGCCTGCTCAAGGCGGACGAACGTTCGCACCGGGAAACGCTGGACGAGTTGAACGAGAAGCTGGTCGACAAGTATTTCGTCAACTTCTCGGTGTTCCAGTCGATGCCGGACATCTGGGCGATCGACCAGGTGTTCCCGATCGTGCCGATCGAGCGCCTCGACGAGCAGCCGACGCGCCACGGCGTGATCGCCGACCTGACCTGCGACTCCGACGGCCGCATCGACCAGTACGTCGATTCCGAAGGTGTCGATGCCAGCCTGCCGCTGCATCCGCTGCGCGCGGGAGAGAGCTATCGCCTCGGCTTCTTTCTGGTCGGCGCGTATCAGGAGACGCTCGGCGACATCCACAACCTGTTCGGCGACACCGACACCGTCGATGTGCGCGTCGATGGCGCCGGCTTCACGCTGTCGAATGCACGTCGCGGCGACAGTTGCGACCGCGTGCTCGGCTATGTCGGTTTCGACGCCGACGACCTGCGTGCGGCGTTCGCGGCCAAGGTCGCGCAGGCGAACATCGACAGTGAATTCGCGCGCCGCATCGCGGCCGATCTCGAAGCCGGGCTCACCGCCTACACTTATCTGGAAGAGACGCCGCACGCATGA
- a CDS encoding PQQ-dependent sugar dehydrogenase, which produces MSSCARIVLILAALTGSFVANAQTVPADLALTQLNLPGVAQPIAFAQPNDGTGRLFVVSRTGNIYIYRSGTDTVDATPLLSVPVSTASEQGLLGIALHPDFASNGRFYVQHTRAAGGSNIGSSADQLTVEYTASPPTTNVVDPLTRRVLVTIGDMAANHNGGALQFGPDGYLYISMGDGGPQNNPHGFAQCLWRKPADFTPANCAPGTPPNYALLGKILRIDVDGTTANASAEMCGTTTGQTAQYRIPADNPHVGTSSTCDEIYHTGMRNPFRFSFDRQTGDMLVGDVGQNSWEEVDLIAAGAGPQNLGWSSCEGRQSFPGGSVGSCAFGVLPILDYSHGSVAPASGKCSITGGYRYRGPIIEFRGMIVYADYCSREIFFGKPDGAAPSGFSAVRWATGPTAPVLAAGNPISFGEDLAGNLYLATQSSGTFRFSSAAGADTVFQDSFE; this is translated from the coding sequence ATGTCGTCGTGTGCACGCATCGTCCTGATTCTTGCTGCACTGACCGGATCGTTTGTCGCGAATGCGCAGACGGTGCCGGCCGATCTCGCCTTGACGCAACTCAACCTGCCGGGCGTCGCGCAACCCATCGCATTCGCCCAACCGAACGACGGCACCGGACGACTGTTCGTGGTCTCGCGCACGGGCAACATCTACATCTACCGCAGCGGTACCGACACCGTGGACGCGACGCCGCTGCTCTCGGTCCCGGTAAGCACGGCCAGCGAACAGGGGCTTCTGGGCATCGCGCTGCATCCGGACTTTGCCAGCAATGGCCGCTTCTACGTGCAGCACACGCGCGCCGCGGGCGGCAGCAACATCGGCAGTTCGGCCGATCAACTCACCGTGGAATACACCGCGTCGCCGCCGACGACCAACGTCGTCGATCCACTGACGCGCCGCGTGCTGGTCACGATCGGGGACATGGCCGCGAATCACAACGGCGGCGCATTGCAGTTCGGCCCGGACGGATATCTCTACATTTCCATGGGAGATGGCGGGCCCCAGAACAATCCGCACGGTTTCGCGCAATGCCTGTGGCGCAAGCCTGCGGACTTCACCCCGGCGAACTGTGCACCGGGTACGCCGCCGAACTACGCCTTGCTTGGAAAGATCCTGCGCATCGATGTCGACGGCACCACAGCGAATGCCAGTGCCGAAATGTGCGGCACGACGACCGGACAGACTGCCCAGTACCGGATTCCCGCCGACAATCCGCACGTTGGCACATCCAGCACCTGCGACGAGATCTATCACACCGGGATGCGCAATCCGTTCCGTTTCAGTTTCGATCGTCAGACTGGCGACATGCTCGTCGGTGACGTCGGCCAGAACAGCTGGGAAGAGGTCGATCTGATTGCAGCCGGAGCGGGTCCGCAGAATCTGGGCTGGAGCAGTTGTGAGGGACGCCAGAGTTTTCCCGGCGGCAGCGTGGGATCGTGCGCCTTCGGTGTGCTGCCGATTCTCGACTACAGCCATGGTTCGGTCGCGCCCGCGTCCGGCAAGTGCTCGATTACCGGCGGATACCGTTATCGCGGCCCGATCATCGAGTTTCGCGGCATGATCGTCTACGCCGACTATTGCTCCAGGGAAATCTTTTTCGGCAAGCCCGATGGAGCCGCACCATCCGGCTTCAGTGCCGTACGCTGGGCGACGGGACCGACGGCGCCGGTGCTCGCGGCGGGCAACCCGATCAGCTTCGGTGAAGATCTCGCGGGCAATCTCTATCTCGCGACGCAGTCCAGCGGCACGTTTCGCTTCAGCAGCGCAGCCGGGGCCGACACGGTCTTCCAAGACAGCTTCGAATAG
- a CDS encoding GFA family protein, with the protein MPSPATAQGGCLCGATRFDFDLPTKWVAHCHCTMCRRAHGAAFVTWVGVEATQFRWISEAQLQWYASSPGAERGFCGRCGSPIAFRSDRWPGEIHLARALVEDELDRAPQLHVFHDHHVPWVRLGDDLPRKGSLST; encoded by the coding sequence ATGCCCTCGCCTGCAACGGCCCAAGGCGGCTGCCTCTGCGGTGCCACGCGCTTCGACTTCGATCTGCCGACGAAGTGGGTCGCGCATTGTCATTGCACGATGTGCCGACGCGCGCATGGTGCGGCCTTCGTCACCTGGGTCGGCGTCGAGGCCACACAGTTCCGCTGGATCTCCGAGGCGCAGCTGCAGTGGTACGCCTCTTCTCCCGGCGCCGAACGCGGCTTTTGCGGCCGCTGCGGTTCACCGATCGCATTCCGGTCCGATCGCTGGCCCGGTGAAATTCATCTCGCCCGAGCCTTGGTCGAGGACGAACTCGATCGTGCGCCGCAGCTGCATGTCTTTCATGACCACCACGTCCCATGGGTCCGCCTTGGCGATGACCTGCCCCGCAAAGGAAGCCTGTCGACATGA
- a CDS encoding energy transducer TonB → MKHVVAGLTALLLVGAASAETLTTVVPCPDSPQPGITLATKSRVDPQHPWRYPAQARRNREHGTVTLKLVLDDQGSAQRVALVKGSGSSVLDRAATAGAKSKSVRFCPMHGDTPVSAGVAVVSVTYSLTETIAQL, encoded by the coding sequence ATGAAGCATGTCGTCGCGGGCCTGACCGCACTGTTGCTGGTCGGCGCAGCCAGCGCTGAAACCCTGACCACCGTGGTGCCTTGCCCGGACTCGCCGCAGCCCGGCATCACGCTCGCGACCAAGTCGCGGGTCGATCCGCAGCACCCTTGGCGCTATCCGGCGCAGGCGCGGCGCAATCGCGAACACGGCACGGTGACCCTGAAGCTGGTGCTGGATGATCAGGGCTCGGCGCAACGCGTCGCGCTGGTCAAAGGCAGCGGCTCCAGCGTGCTGGACCGCGCCGCGACCGCCGGTGCCAAATCGAAGTCGGTGCGCTTCTGTCCGATGCACGGCGACACGCCCGTTTCCGCCGGCGTCGCCGTGGTCAGCGTCACCTACTCGTTGACCGAAACCATCGCCCAACTGTAG
- a CDS encoding SPOR domain-containing protein — translation MAKRGSQATMRSGGGGSKQIPWWIWFLGGLFCGLGLSALVLMKQWAPQLRDGVAAAPAPAAPTDAPAPAEDKPKYDFYSVLPEMEVVVPDAEVKSAANAPAATPATPNAGGAQRYMLQAGSFRTSTDADALKAKLTLMGVGATVSVQAVNVNGTEYFRVRLGPFADLRGVDGAKRTLESNGISAIALRENAP, via the coding sequence ATGGCGAAGCGCGGTTCGCAAGCGACGATGCGTTCGGGCGGTGGTGGCAGCAAGCAGATCCCGTGGTGGATCTGGTTCCTTGGCGGCCTGTTTTGCGGTCTCGGACTGTCGGCGCTGGTGCTGATGAAGCAATGGGCGCCGCAGTTGCGCGATGGTGTCGCAGCAGCCCCGGCACCGGCCGCCCCGACCGACGCACCCGCGCCGGCAGAGGACAAGCCGAAGTACGACTTCTACAGCGTGCTGCCGGAGATGGAAGTGGTGGTGCCGGATGCCGAAGTGAAGTCGGCCGCGAATGCCCCGGCCGCGACGCCCGCGACGCCGAATGCCGGCGGTGCGCAACGCTACATGCTGCAGGCGGGCTCGTTCCGGACCAGCACCGATGCCGATGCGCTCAAGGCCAAGCTGACCCTGATGGGCGTCGGCGCCACGGTCTCGGTGCAAGCCGTGAATGTCAATGGCACCGAATACTTCCGCGTCCGCCTCGGTCCGTTCGCGGACCTGCGCGGCGTCGATGGCGCCAAGCGCACGCTGGAATCGAACGGCATCAGCGCGATCGCGTTGCGCGAGAACGCGCCTTGA
- a CDS encoding P-II family nitrogen regulator → MKMIMAIIKPFKLDDVREALAELGVTGITVTEVKGFGRQKGHTELYRGAEYVVDFLPKIKVEIAVPDDQCDRAVEAIMQAANTNKIGDGKIFVYQLDRVVRIRTGELDGDAL, encoded by the coding sequence ATGAAGATGATCATGGCCATCATCAAGCCATTCAAGCTAGACGACGTGCGTGAAGCGCTGGCCGAACTCGGCGTGACCGGCATCACCGTCACCGAGGTGAAAGGCTTCGGACGCCAGAAGGGCCATACCGAGCTCTATCGCGGCGCCGAATACGTGGTCGATTTCCTGCCCAAGATCAAGGTCGAGATCGCAGTTCCCGACGACCAGTGCGATCGCGCCGTCGAGGCCATCATGCAGGCGGCGAACACGAACAAGATCGGCGACGGCAAGATCTTCGTCTATCAACTCGATCGCGTCGTGCGCATCCGCACTGGAGAACTGGACGGCGACGCGTTGTGA
- a CDS encoding DNRLRE domain-containing protein: MKTLMLAFAVIVASGAARADTLMLEPVADATLFQISAGDPETADSQGPHLFVGRIAQGLRRRALLRFDLGALPAGAIIDSARLELSVSRTISGSVNVNLHRMTSAWTEGSADAGTPGGQGTTPGTNDPTWSSSAAPATPWTTLGGDFAATVSGALTLDAEGRYLIPASAGMLDDLGLWINDDGTNFGWALVSDEAQSPPTAKRLESAEAGNASTRPLLVIDYRLPPRVPVPALGAVATLLLVLGIGAATRWTAGRR; the protein is encoded by the coding sequence ATGAAAACGCTGATGCTCGCCTTCGCCGTGATCGTCGCCAGCGGCGCGGCCCGCGCGGACACGTTGATGCTGGAACCGGTTGCGGATGCGACCCTGTTCCAGATCAGTGCCGGTGACCCGGAGACCGCCGACAGCCAGGGCCCGCATCTGTTCGTCGGACGTATCGCCCAAGGACTGCGGCGGCGCGCATTGCTGCGCTTCGATCTCGGCGCATTGCCGGCCGGCGCGATCATCGACAGCGCGCGGCTCGAACTCTCGGTATCGCGGACGATCAGCGGCAGCGTCAACGTGAATCTGCATCGCATGACCTCGGCCTGGACCGAAGGCAGTGCGGACGCCGGCACGCCGGGCGGCCAAGGCACGACACCCGGCACGAACGACCCGACCTGGTCCTCGAGTGCCGCACCCGCCACACCCTGGACGACGCTCGGCGGCGACTTTGCCGCAACCGTCAGTGGTGCCCTCACGCTCGACGCCGAGGGTCGCTACCTCATTCCCGCCAGCGCCGGCATGCTCGACGACCTCGGCCTCTGGATCAACGACGACGGCACCAATTTCGGCTGGGCCCTGGTCAGCGACGAAGCCCAGTCGCCGCCCACCGCCAAGCGACTCGAATCCGCCGAAGCGGGCAACGCCAGCACGCGCCCGTTGCTGGTCATCGACTACCGCCTGCCGCCGCGCGTGCCGGTGCCGGCGCTCGGCGCGGTCGCGACGCTGCTGCTCGTGCTGGGCATAGGGGCGGCGACGCGCTGGACCGCAGGCCGCCGCTGA